From one Malus sylvestris chromosome 1, drMalSylv7.2, whole genome shotgun sequence genomic stretch:
- the LOC126615691 gene encoding probable cytosolic oligopeptidase A, protein MKHIILRNRVLLASLLVLNLLMATRVILSRSVHPLLKRSPPFPHFAPKRFPKSHPCPLWSPSFSFCLATPHKPTTPTIPSSLSTRSCSSLSATAMAASAAADEALAANPLLQDFDFPPFDVVDAQHVRPGIRALLKKLEGDLEELERTVEPTWTKLVVPLEKIFDRLSVVWGLVNHLKAVKDSSELRSAIEEVQPEKVKFELRLRQSKPIYNAFKAIRESPDWQTLSDARKRIVEAQIKEAVLSGVSLEDDKRDEFNKIEQELERLSQKFSDNVLDATKKFEKLITDKNEIEGLPATALGMAAQTAVSKGHENANAENGPWIITLDGPSFLSVMQHARNRALREEIYRAYVARASSGDLDNTAIIDSILKLRLEKAKLLNYNNYAEVSMATKMATVEKAEELLEKLRSASWDAAVQDMEDLKNFSKSQDAPEADDLNHWDTSFWSERLRESKFDINEEELRPYFSLPKVMDGLFRLANMLFGIDIEPADGLAPVWNNDVTFYRIKDSSGSPIAYFYFDPYTRPSEKRGGAWMDEVLARSHVLSRDGTSARLPVAHMVCNQSPPVGNKPSLMTFREVETVFHEFGHALQHMLTKQDEGLVAGIRGIEWDAVELPSQFMENWCYHRDTLMSIAKHYETGETLPEETFLKLLAAKTFRAGSLSLRQIRFASVDLKLHTDYVPGGAESIFDVDCRVSERTQVIPPLPEDRFLCGFSHIFAGGYAAGYYSYKWAEVLSADAFSAFEDAGLDNSKAVKETGNKFRETILALGGGKAPLEVFVEFRGREPSPEPLLRHNGLLATASV, encoded by the exons ATGAAGCATATTATCTTACGCAACAGAGTCTTATTGGCTTCTCTTCTTGTACTCAACTTGCTCATGGCAACTCGCGTCATCCTCTCTCGCTCAGTCCACCCTCTCCTTAAACGCTCTCCTCCTTTTCCCCACTTTGCCCCCAAACGTTTCCCCAAATCTCATCCTTGCCCCCTCTGGTCTCCCTCATTCTCCTTCTGCCTCGCTACTCCCCACAAACCCACCACTCCCACCATTCCATCGTCACTCTCCACTCGCTCTTGCTCCTCCCTCTCTGCCACAGCCATGGCCGCCTCCGCCGCCGCAGACGAAGCTCTCGCAGCCAACCCCCTCCTCCAAGACTTTGACTTCCCTCCCTTCGACGTCGTCGACGCCCAGCACGTCCGCCCTGGGATTCGCGCCCTCTTGAAGAAGCTC GAGGGTGATTTGGAGGAATTAGAGCGCACGGTGGAGCCCACGTGGACGAAGCTGGTCGTGCCGCTAGAGAAGATCTTTGACCGATTATCTGTGGTTTGGGGATTAGTCAACCACCTCAAGGCTGTTAAGGACTCCTCCGAGCTACGTTCTGCTATTGAAGAAGTCCAG CCGGAGAAAGTTAAGTTTGAGCTTAGGTTGAGGCAGAGTAAACCAATTTACAATGCATTTAAAGCTATTCGAGAATCTCCTGATTGGCAGACATTGAGTGATGCTCGCAAACGTATAGTTGAAG CCCAAATAAAGGAGGCAGTTTTGAGTGGTGTTTCTCTTGAGGATGACAAAAGAGATGAATTCAACAAAATTGAACAG GAACTAGAAAGACTGTCTCAAAAATTTTCAGACAATGTTTTGGATGCAACAAAGAAGTTTGAAAAGTTAATTACTGATAAGAATGAAATTGAAGGATTGCCAGCCACTGCTCTGGGAATGGCTGCACAAACAGCGGTGTCAAAG GGGCATGAAAATGCAAATGCTGAGAATGGGCCTTGGATTATTACATTGGACGGCCCAAGTTTCCTCTCTGTCATGCAACATGCTCGAAACCGGGCTTTGCGTGAGGAAATATACCGTGCTTATGTAGCTCGTGCATCCAGTGGAGATTTGGATAATACTGCTATCATTGACTCGATTTTGAAACTTAGGTTGGAAAAAGCGAAACTTCTGAATTACAATAACTATGCTGAG GTAAGCATGGCAACCAAAATGGCTACTGTTGAAAAAGCTGAGGAGCTCCTAGAAAAGCTTCGAAGTGCTTCATGGGATGCTGCAGTTCAAG ATATGGAAGATCTTAAGAATTTTTCCAAGAGTCAAGATGCTCCTGAAGCTGATGATTTGAATCACTGGGACACCAGCTTTTGGAGTGAGAGGCTTCGTGAGtcaaaatttgacatcaatgag GAAGAATTGCGTCCATATTTCTCCTTGCCCAAGGTCATGGATGGCCTAtttagactagcaaacatgcttTTTGGAATTGATATTGAGCCGGCTGATGGTCTAGCGCCG GTTTGGAATAATGATGTTACATTCTATCGCATCAAAGATTCTTCTGGGAGTCCCATTGCATACTTCTATTTTGATCCATACACTCGTCCATCTGAGAAACGGGGAGGTGCATGGATGGATGAAGTTCTTGCTAGGAGTCATGTCTTGTCACGTGATGGTACCTCTGCGAGGTTACCTGTGGCACACATGGTGTGCAATCAATCACCACCAGTGGGAAACAAGCCCAGCCTTATGACCTTCCGTGAG GTAGAGACTGTCTTCCATGAATTTGGTCATGCACTTCAGCATATGCTGACTAAGCAGGATGAGGGTCTAGTtgctggtattcggggaatagaATGGGATGCTGTGGAATTACCCTCTCAGTTCATGGAAAATTGGTGCTACCATAG GGATACTTTAATGAGCATTGCAAAACATTATGAAACTGGGGAGACTCTTCCAGAAGAGACATTTTTGAAGCTTCTGGCAGCTAAGACTTTCCGTGCAGGCTCCCTGAGCCTTCGGCAG ATAAGATTTGCAAGTGTAGATCTGAAGCTGCACACAGATTATGTACCTGGTGGAGCAGAATCCATATTTGATGTTGATTGCAGGGTTAGTGAACGAACACAAGTGATCCCTCCACTTCCAGAAGACAGGTTCCTTTGTGGTTTCAGCCACatatttgcag GTGGATATGCAGCTGGGTACTACAGTTACAAG TGGGCTGAGGTGTTGTCTGCCGATGCTTTCTCTGCATTTGAGGATGCGGGATTGGATAACAGCAAG GCTGTTAAAGAGACTGGGAACAAGTTCCGAGAAACCATCCTTGCTCTTGGAGGCGGGAAAGCGCCACTGGAG GTTTTCGTGGAGTTCCGAGGTCGTGAACCTTCACCAGAACCACTGCTCAGGCACAATGGCCTATTAGCCACAGCTTCTGTGTGA